A window from Clostridia bacterium encodes these proteins:
- a CDS encoding kinase to dihydroxyacetone kinase: MISFKFDTQLLIEGKNLSEDNISDYITKNIEGDCLLVVGDDELIKIHFHTNTPWKVLEYCASLGDIHDIVLENMERQSNGLKG; the protein is encoded by the coding sequence ATGATCTCATTTAAATTTGATACGCAATTATTGATTGAAGGAAAAAATCTTTCGGAAGATAACATAAGCGATTACATAACTAAAAACATTGAAGGCGATTGCTTATTGGTTGTTGGCGATGATGAATTGATTAAAATTCATTTTCACACTAATACTCCTTGGAAAGTACTTGAATATTGTGCTTCTTTGGGCGATATTCATGATATTGTTTTAGAAAACATGGAAAGACAGTCTAACGGCCTAAAAGGTTAA